One region of Pseudomonas sp. B21-040 genomic DNA includes:
- a CDS encoding FAD-binding oxidoreductase, translating to MKQSSDKQNHVNSYYAATRNFKGDFPVLEGAVDCDVCIIGAGYTGLSSALFLAEAGYSVTVLEAAKVGFGASGRNGGQLVNSYSRDVDVIEERYGDKTAEILGSMIFEGADIIRQRIQHYDIQCDYRPGGIFAAMNKKQLNGLAEQKKSWERYGNKNLKMLDKADIKREVGSDAYVGGLLDMQGGHIHPLNLALGEASAIIGLGGKIYEQSAAVEITYGEPITVRTAKGVVKAKYLLIAGNAYLPQGLDNRVTSKSMPCGSQIVVTEPLSEQQARSLIKNNYCVEDCNYLLDYYRLTADNRLLYGGGVVYGAREPDDIEQLIKPKILKTFPQLKDVKIDYRWTGNFLLTMSRMPQFGRIEKNAYYMQGYSGHGVTCSHLAGKLISEMIRGDAERFDAFASLPHMPMIGGRTFSAPLTALGAVYYSLRDRFGI from the coding sequence ATGAAACAAAGCTCTGATAAACAAAATCATGTAAACAGCTACTACGCCGCCACTCGCAACTTCAAGGGCGACTTCCCGGTATTGGAAGGTGCGGTGGACTGCGACGTCTGCATCATCGGCGCAGGCTACACCGGTTTGTCCTCGGCGCTGTTCCTCGCCGAAGCCGGCTACAGCGTCACCGTACTGGAAGCCGCCAAAGTCGGTTTCGGCGCCAGCGGTCGCAACGGCGGTCAACTGGTCAACTCTTATAGCCGCGACGTCGATGTCATCGAAGAACGCTACGGCGACAAGACGGCTGAAATCCTTGGCAGCATGATTTTCGAAGGCGCCGACATCATCCGTCAGCGCATACAACACTACGACATCCAGTGCGACTACCGTCCGGGCGGCATCTTCGCCGCGATGAACAAGAAGCAACTCAATGGCCTGGCCGAGCAGAAGAAGAGCTGGGAGCGCTACGGCAACAAGAACCTGAAAATGCTCGACAAGGCCGACATCAAGCGCGAAGTCGGGTCCGACGCCTACGTCGGCGGCCTGCTGGACATGCAGGGCGGCCACATTCACCCGCTGAACCTGGCCCTCGGCGAAGCGTCGGCCATCATCGGCCTGGGCGGCAAAATCTACGAACAATCGGCGGCGGTGGAAATCACCTACGGCGAACCGATCACCGTGCGCACCGCCAAAGGCGTGGTGAAGGCCAAGTACCTGCTGATCGCCGGTAACGCCTACCTGCCGCAAGGCCTCGACAACCGCGTGACCAGCAAAAGCATGCCGTGCGGCTCGCAAATCGTCGTCACCGAACCGTTGTCGGAGCAGCAAGCGCGCAGCCTGATCAAAAACAATTACTGCGTCGAAGACTGCAACTACCTGCTCGACTACTACCGCCTCACCGCCGACAACCGTCTGCTGTACGGTGGCGGCGTGGTCTACGGCGCGCGCGAACCGGATGACATCGAACAACTGATCAAGCCGAAAATCCTCAAGACCTTCCCGCAATTGAAGGACGTGAAGATCGACTACCGCTGGACCGGCAACTTCCTGCTGACCATGTCGCGTATGCCGCAATTCGGCCGCATCGAGAAAAACGCCTACTACATGCAAGGCTACAGCGGCCACGGCGTCACCTGCTCGCACCTGGCCGGCAAACTGATCTCGGAAATGATCCGCGGCGACGCCGAACGCTTCGATGCGTTCGCTTCGCTGCCACACATGCCAATGATCGGCGGCCGCACCTTCTCGGCCCCATTGACCGCCCTCGGTGCCGTGTACTACTCGCTGCGCGACCGTTTCGGCATCTAA
- a CDS encoding cupin domain-containing protein: protein MDTGSRLKLVRESYKMSQRELARRSGVTNATISLIEQNRVSPSVSSLKKLLEGIPMSLADFFTFDQPPREHQYVFRANEQPDLGRHGLRLLLIGASVPSRQMRLLREQYAPGASSGEEPIVHSEGEECGLVTRGTVELTVDGQISVLNAGDGYYFPTTLPHKFRNIGQDEAEIISANTPANF, encoded by the coding sequence ATGGACACGGGCTCAAGACTCAAATTAGTACGCGAAAGCTACAAAATGTCCCAGCGCGAGCTGGCCCGGCGTAGCGGCGTCACCAATGCCACCATCTCCCTGATCGAACAGAATCGCGTCAGTCCCTCCGTCAGCTCCCTGAAAAAACTGCTCGAGGGCATCCCCATGTCCTTGGCGGACTTCTTCACCTTCGACCAGCCCCCGCGTGAGCATCAATACGTGTTCCGCGCCAACGAACAGCCGGACCTCGGTCGCCATGGCCTGCGATTGCTGCTGATTGGCGCTTCGGTGCCGAGTCGGCAGATGCGCTTGCTGCGCGAGCAATACGCGCCTGGGGCAAGTTCGGGGGAAGAGCCGATTGTGCACTCGGAAGGGGAAGAGTGTGGGCTCGTAACCCGTGGCACGGTTGAACTGACCGTGGATGGCCAGATCAGCGTGCTCAACGCGGGCGACGGCTACTACTTCCCGACAACCCTGCCGCACAAGTTTCGCAATATTGGCCAGGATGAAGCGGAAATCATCAGCGCCAACACCCCGGCAAACTTCTAA
- a CDS encoding NUDIX hydrolase: MTTPRIRPLALCIFHHDGKILLSEAHDPIKNRPFFRPIGGGIEFGETSAQAIVREVQEELGLAITDVRLLGTLENIFTYAGRPGHEIVQVYDAKFVDVSAYELPYLDGQETDGATFTAKWLAWEGFTDDAPLVPDGLYDLLKKVALLN; this comes from the coding sequence ATGACCACACCCCGCATCCGCCCCCTCGCACTCTGCATCTTCCATCACGATGGCAAGATCCTGCTCAGCGAAGCCCACGACCCCATCAAAAACCGCCCATTCTTCCGCCCAATCGGCGGTGGAATCGAGTTTGGCGAAACCAGTGCCCAAGCCATTGTCCGCGAAGTTCAGGAAGAACTTGGTTTGGCTATTACTGATGTCCGCTTGCTCGGGACGCTTGAAAACATCTTTACCTACGCCGGCAGGCCGGGGCATGAAATTGTTCAGGTTTACGATGCGAAGTTTGTGGATGTTAGTGCTTATGAGTTGCCGTATTTGGACGGTCAGGAAACCGATGGCGCGACGTTCACTGCGAAGTGGCTGGCGTGGGAGGGCTTTACTGATGACGCGCCGTTGGTGCCGGATGGGCTCTACGATCTACTTAAAAAGGTCGCATTGCTGAATTGA
- a CDS encoding fructose-bisphosphate aldolase, translating into MSTNNPPRRFTPMSQFATDYPVLLIDNDAPLRELHNCLSERLNAVLKYLNLMACTSLPDYAENDINTVTNIARIMVQDVSDVFRVIEQRGFDAPKGK; encoded by the coding sequence ATGTCTACGAACAATCCGCCACGCCGCTTCACCCCCATGTCCCAATTCGCCACCGACTACCCCGTCCTGCTCATCGACAACGACGCCCCGCTACGCGAACTCCACAACTGCCTCAGCGAACGCCTCAACGCCGTCCTCAAATACCTAAACCTGATGGCCTGCACCAGCCTCCCCGACTACGCCGAAAACGACATCAACACCGTCACCAACATCGCCCGGATCATGGTCCAGGATGTGAGTGATGTGTTTCGGGTGATTGAGCAGCGTGGATTTGATGCGCCCAAAGGTAAGTAA
- a CDS encoding PLD nuclease N-terminal domain-containing protein, which produces MQFETTWIVLTAVLLLIELWAINRVRKADGKSSNKLLWIVVIVFVPMIGVLAWAAFGPKNTEHNAHSPQDRQ; this is translated from the coding sequence ATGCAATTCGAAACAACCTGGATAGTACTTACGGCAGTTCTTCTACTGATCGAGCTATGGGCAATCAACAGAGTCCGCAAAGCCGACGGCAAATCGAGCAACAAACTCTTGTGGATCGTGGTGATCGTGTTCGTGCCGATGATTGGGGTCCTGGCATGGGCAGCGTTCGGCCCGAAAAACACCGAACACAACGCGCATTCGCCGCAGGACCGACAATGA
- a CDS encoding cytosine permease, with protein sequence MVTAATTTAPLIEKHTIGYVPPEDRHGKTRDLFTLWFGGNIAPLPIVTGALGVQMFHLNLVWGIVAILVGHLVGGVLMALHSAQGPQMGIPQMIQSRAQFGSLGALLVVLIAGVMYIGFFASNIVLAGKSLHGVVDSVPVPVGIVIGALGSGIIGIIGYRFIHVLNRIGTWVLGAGIVLGFGYIFTHVQTADFLTRGSFNLSGWLATVSLAALWQIAFAPYVSDYSRYLPANVPVAATFWTTYLGTVLGSSLSFIFGAVAVLATPVGMDTMDAVKLATGSIGPLMLVLFLLSVISHNALNLYGAVLSLITLVQTFAYRWIPTAKSRAVLSVLILAACCFAAVGASANFIGHFVDMVLVLLVVLVPWTAINLIDFYAIHKGHYDIDSIFKVDGGIYGRYNPQALLAYAIGIVVQIPFMNTPLYVGPISEHINGADLSWLVGLLITSPLYYWLANRDTAYKRRLATGKLATSI encoded by the coding sequence ATGGTTACCGCTGCAACCACCACCGCCCCGCTCATTGAAAAACACACCATCGGCTACGTGCCGCCCGAAGATCGCCACGGCAAAACCCGCGACCTGTTCACCCTCTGGTTCGGCGGCAACATCGCGCCGTTGCCCATCGTCACCGGCGCCCTCGGCGTGCAAATGTTTCACCTGAACCTGGTGTGGGGCATCGTCGCCATCCTCGTCGGCCACCTGGTCGGCGGCGTGCTGATGGCGCTGCACTCGGCGCAAGGCCCGCAGATGGGCATCCCGCAAATGATCCAGAGCCGCGCCCAATTCGGCTCCCTCGGCGCACTGCTGGTGGTGCTGATCGCCGGCGTCATGTACATCGGCTTCTTCGCCTCCAACATCGTCCTCGCCGGCAAGTCCCTGCACGGTGTAGTCGACAGCGTTCCGGTGCCGGTCGGCATCGTCATCGGTGCCCTCGGTTCCGGCATCATCGGCATCATCGGCTACCGCTTCATCCACGTGCTCAACCGCATCGGCACCTGGGTGCTCGGCGCCGGCATCGTGCTCGGTTTCGGCTACATCTTCACCCACGTGCAGACTGCCGACTTCCTCACCCGTGGCAGCTTCAACCTGTCCGGCTGGCTCGCCACCGTGTCCCTCGCCGCGCTCTGGCAAATCGCCTTCGCGCCGTACGTCTCCGACTACTCGCGCTACCTGCCGGCCAACGTGCCCGTGGCCGCCACGTTCTGGACCACTTACCTGGGCACCGTGCTCGGCTCCAGCCTCTCGTTCATCTTCGGCGCCGTCGCCGTCCTCGCCACGCCCGTCGGGATGGACACCATGGACGCCGTCAAACTCGCCACCGGCTCCATCGGCCCGCTGATGCTCGTGCTGTTTTTGCTCAGCGTCATCAGCCACAACGCCCTCAACCTCTACGGCGCCGTGCTGTCGCTGATCACCCTGGTGCAAACCTTCGCCTACCGCTGGATCCCCACCGCAAAAAGCCGCGCCGTGCTCTCGGTATTGATCCTCGCCGCCTGCTGCTTCGCCGCCGTCGGCGCCTCCGCCAACTTCATCGGCCACTTCGTCGACATGGTGCTGGTGCTGCTCGTAGTGCTGGTGCCGTGGACCGCAATCAACCTGATCGACTTCTATGCGATTCACAAAGGTCATTACGACATTGATTCGATCTTCAAGGTCGATGGCGGGATTTACGGGCGGTACAACCCACAGGCGTTGTTGGCGTACGCGATCGGGATTGTGGTGCAGATTCCGTTCATGAATACGCCGCTGTATGTCGGGCCGATTTCGGAGCACATCAATGGGGCTGATTTGTCCTGGTTGGTCGGCCTGCTGATCACCTCGCCGCTCTACTACTGGCTCGCCAACCGCGACACCGCTTACAAACGCCGCCTCGCCACCGGAAAACTGGCCACCTCGATCTAA
- the argE gene encoding acetylornithine deacetylase, producing the protein MSHSLDLLKTLVAFDTTSRESNLHLIEFVGDYLESFDVPCELIYNEQRSKANLFATLGPAHLPGIVLSGHTDVVPVDGQPWTVSPFELTERDGKLYGRGTADMKGYIACVLALVPSLVKATLRRPVHIALSYDEEVGCLGVRSLLTELQQRPVKPMLCIIGEPTELKPVLGHKGKLAMRCDVHGQACHSAYAPQGVNAIEYAAELIGELGRIGHRLKAPELHDARFDPPFSTVQTGVISGGKALNIVPADCRFDFEIRALPSHDPSEVAQELKAYAEQQVLPRMRAVSEQSEIRFSELSAYPGLVTDAHSEAAELIALFSGSRAFGTVAFGTEGGLFDAAGIPTVVCGPGSMDQGHKPDEFVSLEQLNACDAMLQRMLLSIS; encoded by the coding sequence ATGAGCCACAGCCTCGATTTGCTGAAAACGCTGGTGGCGTTCGACACCACCAGCCGCGAATCCAACCTGCACCTGATCGAGTTCGTTGGCGACTACCTCGAAAGCTTCGATGTGCCGTGCGAACTGATCTACAACGAGCAGCGCAGCAAGGCCAATCTGTTCGCCACCCTCGGCCCGGCGCATCTGCCGGGCATCGTGCTGTCGGGACACACCGACGTGGTGCCCGTCGACGGCCAGCCGTGGACCGTTTCGCCGTTCGAACTCACCGAGCGCGACGGCAAACTCTACGGTCGCGGCACGGCGGACATGAAAGGCTACATCGCCTGCGTGCTCGCCCTGGTGCCGTCGCTGGTGAAGGCCACGTTGCGCCGGCCGGTGCACATTGCGCTGTCCTACGATGAAGAGGTTGGCTGCCTCGGCGTGCGCTCGCTGCTGACGGAACTGCAACAGCGTCCGGTCAAACCAATGCTGTGCATTATCGGTGAACCGACCGAACTGAAACCGGTGCTCGGGCATAAAGGCAAACTGGCGATGCGCTGCGATGTTCACGGCCAAGCGTGCCATTCCGCCTACGCGCCGCAGGGGGTCAATGCGATTGAATACGCCGCTGAATTGATCGGTGAGCTGGGACGCATCGGTCACCGACTGAAGGCGCCGGAGCTTCACGATGCGCGGTTCGATCCGCCGTTCAGCACCGTGCAAACCGGCGTGATTTCTGGTGGCAAGGCATTGAACATCGTCCCCGCCGATTGCCGTTTTGATTTTGAGATTCGCGCATTGCCTTCGCATGATCCCAGCGAGGTTGCGCAGGAGCTCAAGGCCTATGCCGAGCAACAAGTGTTGCCGCGCATGCGTGCCGTGAGTGAACAGAGTGAGATCCGCTTCAGCGAGTTGTCGGCGTATCCCGGTTTGGTGACGGATGCGCACAGTGAAGCAGCGGAATTGATTGCTTTATTTTCGGGCTCAAGAGCGTTCGGCACCGTGGCATTCGGCACCGAGGGCGGCCTGTTCGACGCTGCCGGAATTCCCACCGTCGTCTGCGGCCCCGGCAGCATGGATCAGGGCCACAAACCCGACGAATTCGTCAGCCTCGAACAGCTCAACGCTTGCGATGCCATGCTGCAACGGATGCTGCTATCGATCAGCTAA
- a CDS encoding DUF1028 domain-containing protein encodes MTFSIAARCPETGQFGIAISSSSIAVGARCPWLLPGVGAVSTQNITLPSLGPETLALMEQGLAPAEALDKVLTRNGYSQYRQITAIDHLGQTAHFSGAQTLGNHNAVSGEQCVAAGNMLADRSVIEAMVHAFEHGEGQLADRLLAAMKAAIAAGGEAGPVHSAALVVVGELTWPIINLRVDWADENPIGQLEKLWDAYRPQVQDYIDRALAPDKSPGYGVAGDDR; translated from the coding sequence ATGACCTTCTCCATCGCCGCCCGTTGCCCTGAAACCGGTCAGTTCGGCATTGCGATCAGTTCCTCCAGCATCGCCGTCGGCGCCCGTTGCCCGTGGCTGCTTCCGGGTGTCGGCGCGGTCTCCACGCAAAACATCACCCTGCCCTCGCTCGGCCCGGAAACCCTCGCCCTCATGGAGCAAGGCCTCGCGCCTGCCGAGGCGCTGGACAAAGTCCTGACCCGCAACGGCTACAGCCAATACCGGCAAATCACCGCCATTGACCACCTCGGCCAGACCGCGCATTTCAGCGGTGCACAAACCCTGGGTAACCACAATGCCGTGTCCGGCGAACAATGCGTGGCGGCCGGCAACATGCTGGCGGATCGCTCAGTGATCGAGGCTATGGTCCACGCGTTCGAGCACGGCGAAGGTCAACTGGCCGACCGCTTGCTGGCCGCCATGAAAGCCGCCATCGCGGCTGGCGGTGAAGCCGGGCCGGTGCATTCGGCGGCATTGGTGGTGGTCGGTGAACTGACCTGGCCGATCATCAACCTGCGGGTGGATTGGGCGGACGAAAACCCGATCGGTCAGTTGGAAAAACTCTGGGACGCCTACCGTCCACAAGTCCAGGACTACATCGACCGCGCCCTCGCCCCTGACAAATCCCCCGGTTACGGCGTCGCCGGAGACGACCGATGA
- a CDS encoding RidA family protein produces the protein MSTPTHTRIRMFNTKETYPNQSLDNDLCQAVRAGNTVYVRGQVGTDFEGNLVGLGDPRAQAEQAMRNVKQLLEEAGSDLSHIVKTTTYLIDPRYREPVYQEVGKWLKGVFPISTGLVVSALGQPQWLMEIDVIAVIPE, from the coding sequence ATGTCCACGCCAACCCATACCCGAATTCGCATGTTCAACACCAAGGAAACCTACCCGAACCAGAGCCTGGACAACGATTTGTGCCAGGCCGTGCGGGCCGGGAATACCGTTTATGTTCGCGGCCAGGTCGGGACTGATTTCGAAGGCAACCTGGTCGGTCTGGGCGACCCGCGCGCGCAGGCCGAGCAAGCGATGCGCAACGTCAAACAGTTGCTGGAAGAGGCCGGCAGCGATCTCAGCCACATCGTGAAAACCACGACGTACCTGATTGATCCGCGCTATCGCGAGCCGGTTTATCAGGAAGTCGGCAAGTGGCTCAAGGGCGTGTTCCCGATTTCCACCGGGTTGGTGGTGTCGGCGTTGGGGCAGCCGCAGTGGTTGATGGAAATTGATGTGATTGCGGTGATTCCTGAATAG
- a CDS encoding copper chaperone PCu(A)C, translating into MTSTPFKRIKQLALGLSLIGLAFQVSAQTQVQDAWVRATVADQPSTGAFMTLQADSDSTLLSVQSPAAKTVQIHQMSMKDDVMSMRQVDAVPLPAGKPVNFDPHGYHVMLIDLTAQVKEGDKVPLTLTVKNAKGEQETIEVQAEARALGTMDHSKMH; encoded by the coding sequence ATGACTTCAACCCCCTTCAAGCGCATCAAACAACTGGCCCTGGGCCTGTCCCTGATCGGCCTGGCCTTTCAGGTGTCGGCTCAAACCCAGGTCCAGGACGCCTGGGTTCGCGCGACTGTGGCCGACCAACCGTCGACCGGCGCCTTCATGACCCTGCAAGCCGACAGCGACAGTACCCTGCTGAGCGTGCAGTCCCCGGCGGCAAAAACCGTACAGATTCACCAAATGAGCATGAAAGACGATGTGATGAGCATGCGTCAGGTCGACGCTGTGCCGCTGCCGGCCGGCAAGCCCGTGAACTTCGACCCGCATGGCTACCACGTAATGCTGATTGACCTGACGGCTCAAGTGAAAGAAGGCGATAAAGTGCCGCTGACCCTGACCGTGAAAAATGCCAAGGGCGAGCAGGAAACCATCGAAGTACAAGCCGAAGCCCGGGCACTCGGCACGATGGACCACAGCAAGATGCATTAA
- a CDS encoding SCO family protein encodes MSTLYTRRTVLRGMSLLSLGLLVGCDDSSKLSYKYGKDLSDNIMGRTFKLKDADGETKMLTSYRGMMPMVFFGFTQCPAVCPTTLARAAQAKKLMGRDGEKLQVIFITLDPERDTPQMLDKYVKSFDPTFEALHGTLEETAATAKEFGVFFEKVPNGDSYTLSHTATSYVFDSRGNLRLGLSASLTAQECAEDLLTVMEVC; translated from the coding sequence ATGAGTACGTTGTATACCCGTCGCACTGTCCTGCGCGGCATGAGCCTGCTGAGCCTCGGCCTGTTGGTCGGCTGCGATGACAGCAGCAAGCTGTCGTACAAGTACGGCAAGGACCTCAGCGACAACATCATGGGCCGTACCTTCAAGCTCAAGGACGCCGACGGCGAAACGAAGATGCTGACCAGCTATCGCGGCATGATGCCGATGGTTTTCTTCGGCTTCACCCAATGCCCGGCGGTGTGCCCGACCACCCTGGCCCGCGCCGCCCAAGCGAAAAAACTGATGGGCCGCGATGGCGAAAAGCTGCAAGTGATCTTCATCACCCTGGACCCCGAGCGCGACACGCCACAGATGCTCGACAAATACGTCAAATCGTTCGACCCGACGTTCGAAGCGCTGCACGGCACGCTGGAAGAAACCGCCGCCACCGCGAAGGAATTCGGCGTGTTCTTCGAAAAAGTCCCGAACGGTGACAGCTACACTCTCTCCCACACCGCGACCAGTTACGTCTTCGACTCCCGGGGCAATCTGCGCCTGGGCCTGTCCGCATCCCTTACCGCCCAAGAGTGCGCAGAAGACCTGCTCACCGTCATGGAGGTCTGCTAA
- a CDS encoding CstA-like transporter-associated (seleno)protein has translation MLRQLLQDQPVMSHSMFIRERQEARYGGKQCTTRCC, from the coding sequence GTGTTACGGCAGCTGCTACAAGATCAGCCGGTCATGAGCCATTCGATGTTTATTCGCGAGCGTCAGGAGGCCCGCTACGGCGGCAAGCAATGCACGACGCGTTGCTGCTGA
- a CDS encoding alpha/beta fold hydrolase has translation MLRTLLTTALLLALSLPAQAGVTPFPAAFQTKDISVEGVKIHVRVGGKGPAVVMLHGFGDTGDMWAPLAANLAKDHTVVVPDLRGLGLSSIPESGYDKKTQAGDIRGVLAALGIEHSVVIGHDIGTMVAFAYASRYPQLTDRLVVMDAPVPGIPPWNDIVRSPMLWHFDFGGPDAERLVAGRERIYLDRFWNEFAGDRSKVDEATRQHYAKLYARPGVMHAAFAQFRSIRQDAADNEASMKTRLTMPVLAIGGEKSFGANEAIVMRNAADNVTEVVIPGAGHWLMEEAPAATIQAIRDFIAQ, from the coding sequence ATGTTGCGCACCCTGCTGACCACTGCCTTACTGCTTGCGCTGAGCCTCCCGGCGCAGGCTGGGGTGACGCCGTTCCCTGCGGCGTTCCAGACAAAAGACATCAGCGTCGAAGGCGTCAAGATCCATGTGCGCGTCGGCGGCAAGGGGCCTGCCGTGGTGATGCTGCACGGCTTTGGCGACACCGGTGACATGTGGGCGCCACTGGCGGCGAATCTGGCCAAGGACCACACGGTCGTGGTGCCGGACCTTCGAGGCTTGGGGTTGTCGTCGATACCGGAAAGCGGCTACGACAAAAAGACCCAGGCCGGTGACATCCGCGGGGTATTGGCGGCACTGGGGATCGAGCATTCGGTGGTCATCGGCCACGACATTGGCACGATGGTCGCCTTCGCCTACGCCTCGCGTTATCCGCAGCTGACTGATCGCCTGGTCGTCATGGACGCGCCGGTACCCGGCATTCCACCCTGGAACGATATCGTGCGTTCGCCGATGCTATGGCACTTCGACTTCGGCGGACCGGACGCCGAACGCCTGGTGGCAGGCCGGGAACGCATCTACCTGGACCGGTTCTGGAACGAGTTCGCAGGCGACCGCAGCAAAGTCGATGAAGCCACCCGCCAACATTACGCCAAGCTCTATGCCCGCCCCGGCGTCATGCACGCGGCCTTCGCTCAGTTCCGCAGCATTCGCCAGGACGCGGCGGACAACGAAGCGTCGATGAAGACGCGGTTGACCATGCCGGTGCTGGCCATCGGTGGTGAAAAATCCTTCGGAGCCAATGAGGCGATCGTCATGCGTAATGCGGCGGACAACGTGACCGAAGTGGTGATACCGGGGGCCGGTCACTGGCTGATGGAAGAAGCGCCGGCAGCGACTATTCAGGCGATTCGCGATTTCATTGCACAGTGA
- a CDS encoding ATPase encodes MKMSTLLAFIAVFTGSVATTVPAYAADQSCHLPPVADSTTHLQHAQTVGVLYSENTLNTLQYLEQYHAVAVNGAKNPQLDSRISNAFVNSSDPQLAINWLMGSLQKEFGSVTVYDNLDALVQARPDVVVMLDTYSRLVSKRNNQVEARFMAKFYDANLQYIGKAEGSRAQQMPSVWVHGKAAPEIAAQIDRQTELQVNALKQFDASLKALVTAGTVAQVASN; translated from the coding sequence ATGAAAATGTCTACCTTGCTGGCCTTTATCGCCGTATTCACCGGCAGCGTCGCCACCACCGTGCCGGCTTACGCGGCTGACCAGTCGTGCCATTTGCCGCCGGTCGCCGACAGTACAACCCATCTGCAACATGCCCAGACCGTGGGCGTGCTCTACAGTGAAAACACCCTCAACACCCTCCAATACCTTGAGCAGTACCATGCGGTGGCGGTGAACGGTGCGAAAAACCCTCAACTGGATTCGCGCATCAGCAACGCCTTCGTCAACAGTTCCGACCCGCAGCTTGCGATCAACTGGCTGATGGGCTCGCTGCAAAAAGAGTTCGGCTCGGTGACGGTCTACGACAACCTCGATGCGCTGGTGCAGGCACGCCCCGACGTGGTGGTGATGCTGGACACCTACAGCCGCCTGGTGTCCAAGCGCAACAATCAGGTTGAAGCGCGGTTCATGGCCAAGTTCTACGATGCGAACCTGCAGTACATCGGCAAGGCCGAAGGTTCACGCGCTCAGCAAATGCCTTCGGTCTGGGTGCATGGCAAAGCGGCCCCGGAGATTGCAGCGCAGATTGACCGGCAGACTGAGCTGCAAGTGAATGCGCTGAAGCAGTTTGATGCTTCGCTTAAAGCGCTGGTGACTGCGGGCACTGTGGCGCAGGTGGCGAGTAACTGA
- a CDS encoding DUF1906 domain-containing protein, whose amino-acid sequence MLIIDTPYNTTTKLRCLSKENVKTVIRYYNFSNSKTFPDKCLTLIEAQSICAQGMNIAVVFQQRQDNAADFSEIKGYEAGRRAYRYALNDIGQPEGSGIYFSVDFDASTNEITSDIIPYFQGVQRAFNEISGAQPAYRVGIYGSGATANALTKNGLCSLVWLAMSSGFRGTKDAIKNGTYHIEQKAPSAKLCGLDLDYNLINPQHANDFGAFVLPVETSVVATSHAAATHEVISRTSLRLRGGPGTEYSVVSSLKPGQLVTAKPVNTEWSSIDLQGDGLIDGFAASAFLKELS is encoded by the coding sequence ATGCTCATTATCGACACCCCCTACAACACCACGACAAAACTCCGTTGCCTGTCGAAAGAAAACGTAAAAACTGTTATCCGTTATTACAACTTCAGCAACTCAAAAACGTTTCCAGACAAATGCTTGACGCTTATAGAGGCGCAGTCCATTTGCGCGCAAGGCATGAACATCGCCGTGGTGTTTCAACAACGACAGGACAATGCCGCCGATTTCTCGGAAATCAAAGGCTATGAGGCGGGACGCAGAGCCTACCGATACGCCCTCAACGACATCGGGCAACCCGAGGGATCGGGGATCTATTTCTCTGTCGACTTCGATGCCAGCACCAACGAAATCACCAGCGACATCATTCCTTATTTCCAAGGGGTGCAGCGGGCGTTCAACGAGATCTCCGGTGCTCAGCCAGCCTATCGGGTGGGTATCTATGGCTCTGGCGCAACGGCCAATGCGCTGACAAAAAACGGCCTGTGTTCACTGGTATGGCTGGCCATGTCGTCCGGATTTCGCGGGACCAAAGACGCAATAAAAAACGGCACCTATCACATCGAGCAAAAAGCCCCATCGGCAAAATTGTGCGGCCTGGACCTTGACTACAACCTCATCAATCCCCAGCACGCCAACGATTTCGGGGCTTTCGTTCTACCGGTCGAAACCTCGGTAGTCGCGACATCTCATGCCGCCGCTACCCACGAAGTGATATCGCGCACCAGCCTCAGGCTGCGCGGCGGCCCTGGTACCGAGTACAGCGTGGTGAGCAGCTTGAAGCCCGGCCAGTTGGTTACCGCGAAACCGGTCAATACCGAATGGTCGAGTATCGATCTTCAGGGTGACGGGTTGATTGACGGGTTTGCGGCTTCGGCTTTTTTGAAAGAGTTGAGTTGA